In Zingiber officinale cultivar Zhangliang chromosome 1A, Zo_v1.1, whole genome shotgun sequence, a genomic segment contains:
- the LOC121996715 gene encoding CBL-interacting serine/threonine-protein kinase 6-like, which yields MGRLPGERPKEVSLDEPQVKELLALESDCRRERRHGSYGASRVLRHDNFAKVYAVHDLLTGESVVMKVVGKENVLRAGMEEQVQREIAVMRVARRSNIVELHEDACGRTLHAATSAISSPPSTFAIAAGSFTVTLSFENLLLDDVGHLKIAELELSAFARADDLHLHTACGTPSYVVPEVIGNREYDGSMAGLCSCGVFLFLLLAGYHPFQDDNLVTMYRKTHRRGFHSPP from the exons ATGGGGCGACTTCCTGGTGAGCGACCGAAAGAAGTCTCCCTCGACGAGCCCCAGGTGAAG GAATTGTTGGCTCTTGAGTCGGACTGTCGGAGGGAAAGGCGTCATGGGAGCTACGGGGCCAGCCGCGTTCTTCGGCACGACAACTTTGCCAAGGTGTACGCGGTGCACGATCTGCTCACCGGCGAGAGCGTGGTAATGAAGGTGGTGGGAAAGGAGAATGTGCTCCGCGCAGGGATGGAGGAGCAGGTGCAACGCGAGATCGCTGTCATGCGGGTAGCCCGTCGCAGCAACATTGTCGAGCTCCACGAG GACGCCTGCGGGAGAACGCTTCACGCCGCTACTTCAGCCATCTCGTCTCCGCCGTCGACTTTTGCCATAGCGGCGGGGTCTTTCACCGTGACATTAAGCTTTGAGAACCTCCTCCTCGACGACGTCGGCCACCTCAAAATCGCCGAGCTTGAGCTCAGTGCCTTTGCCAGGGCCGACGACCTCCACCTCCACACAGCGTGCGGAACGCCTTCCTACGTGGTTCCGGAGGTTATCGGAAACAGGGAATACGACGGCTCCATGGCTGGCCTCTGCTCTTGCGGCGTTTTTCTCTTCCTATTGCTTGCCGGCTATCACCCATTCCAGGACGACAACCTCGTCACCATGTACCGGAAGACCCACCGCCGGGGATTCCACTCCCCGCCGTAA
- the LOC122019719 gene encoding uncharacterized protein LOC122019719 isoform X2 — MEKLKHVLARRWIEGYTRVCAIRWFPRWASWCGSIESRREIQVTRRRIIVYCPFAVLAKQDSFFVGINCEDLPVSSPPFCSLL, encoded by the exons ATGGAAAAATTAAAACATGTCCTAGCTAGGCGGTGGATTGAGGGATACACACGCGTGTGTGCCATACGGTGGTTTCCGAG GTGGGCAAGTTGGTGTGGATCTATTGAATCGAGAAGGGAAATTCAAGTAACGAGAAGGCGT ATCATAGTTTATTGCCCTTTTGCAGTTCTTGCGAAACAGGACTCCTTTTTTGTCGGCATAAATTGCGAAGATCTACCCGTTTCTTCTCCG CCTTTTTGTAGTCTTCTCTGA
- the LOC122019719 gene encoding uncharacterized protein LOC122019719 isoform X1 — MEKLKHVLARRWIEGYTRVCAIRWFPRWASWCGSIESRREIQVTRRRIIVYCPFAVLAKQDSFFVGINCEDLPVSSPVPSCTIFWCLILSNTLVSAFNRESASLYVMFIPRDDIGKYRKIGSLLL, encoded by the exons ATGGAAAAATTAAAACATGTCCTAGCTAGGCGGTGGATTGAGGGATACACACGCGTGTGTGCCATACGGTGGTTTCCGAG GTGGGCAAGTTGGTGTGGATCTATTGAATCGAGAAGGGAAATTCAAGTAACGAGAAGGCGT ATCATAGTTTATTGCCCTTTTGCAGTTCTTGCGAAACAGGACTCCTTTTTTGTCGGCATAAATTGCGAAGATCTACCCGTTTCTTCTCCG GTACCATCTTGCACAATATTTTGGTGTTTAATACTTTCAAATACATTGGTCTCTGCGTTTAATCGAGAATCAGCGAGCTTATATGTGATGTTTATACCCAGAGATGATATAGGAAAATATAGAAAGATTGGTTCACTATTGTTGTAA